The segment AGTCTCGAACATTTGGCTGCTCTAGTCAGAGGTCTGCTGCAATTATTACAGTGCTGTGAGGAGAAGCTTTtggataaaaaaacaaaaacaaaaaacagatgcTATAGTCTTGCATGCAAATCGTTTCACTAATTTAATGAGGAAGTACTGATcattagtttatttttaatacatgaAACTGCATCTTTTTCTTGGCTAAGATGCTAATTATTGAACTGGATGTGAAAGAAGAAACATGCTTTTGCTCTACAAAATGGCAACTGTTTTTGACATTCAAAACAAGAAAGGGAATTAGATgttacctaaaaaaaaaatatatattacaagaAATAATACAGTTGtccaaaaataatttgtaaactAATCaccttgttaaaaaaaatagcagGAAAATGGGTACAGCTACAATAACCTCAGCAAACAAAAGGTGAAAATTCCCTTATAAATGATTCACTGCCGTCAAGGCATacgagagaaaaaaacaaagtcaGAAATTAAGTCACAATTCTTCACGTGGTTGTATAAAGGCATCCTCACTACACATGCATGCCACACAAGTAAAGTGCATGACCAGTCTAGCACAGTTTAACTGAGGTTTGACTTCTTACTGGGATGAAGAACACAGGCTACACAACCATTCAGACTCCCTCCGATTTCTCAAAAAGCAACCAAACCGTTGTATTCTAGGCATTGTGTTTGATAATCTAGGATAGTGGTGTCTTAATACCTATATCAATGTTACCTGAAATCTGTTGTAAACATGAAGCGAGTGACCTACGACCTACTCTCTAAAGCTTTAAGTGCATTATGGGCAGGACTGGGCCGCATTAGTGACTACTCAATCTGATTGTGGTGAGGTTCTGACCGAGCAAAGGATCATGAAATGCAGACTGAAGGCTGGACAGTGGGTTGAACAAAAGGCGCTGTGTTTCCTTCCAATGTCAAACCGATCAAGTAAACCTTCACTGCTCACTGAAACATAATAATGCTACACTTAAGGACATTTTCAGCATTTGTCTCCGTAGCTTATATGTTCTGCTCATTGGCTACGAACTCAAATGACTATTGCAGCTAAAGTTTGCTCTCTACGATTTATTCTCAGTGTTTTTGCCTGTCTGGTGACTGAGCTTTACTTTGGAAGAAGGTTCTGAAAGCTGCTTTGCGGTCCCACATCTTGACTGAAGTGTGCCCAAATGTGGCAAATCTCAGAAGACATGTTTCTCACTGAAACCTACAGATCTGGAGCTTTGAATATTAAATACCTAAGCCCTCCCTCTTCCTCATCCTCATCCAGACACATGCTGCAAGCAGCTGCGTTTGCACCTAATTAAAACCTTAGCAAAGACACAAGAAGCACTGCAATTACTGTCTCAAACAGAAAAATCAGAGGGCTACCGAAGTGTTCAGGCTTTTTTTCTCCACGCTAGACACAGTGGCCCTCACGGTGGCAGTCGGGATGAGGACATGAGGGTCTAAAGAAATCTTAGAGGTGTGCTCCGCTCTAGTTGTGCTTGGCCCTTCCTCCTTTCAGGTAGCTTTTCCAGCGCTTGATGAAGTCCCTGAAGATGGGCGAGTTGTCAATAGTACCCAGCAGCTGGAGCTGGTTGATGTGCGTTGTATGATAGTCCCAACGGGCCAGGTTGGGCGCCGTGCCCAGTATAAAGTGGCGCAGGTCATAGATGGTGCCCGACCCTGTGTCATACAGGGGCAGCATAACTTTCAGAGACTCCATTCCCTTGCTGTACAGCTGACCTGCATCCCGGCCGAGTTTTTCACCTGCGGTTTGCGCCAGGTCATACAGGCCTATGAGGGAATAGATGAACCCGTTCAGAACGAAGGAGCTAGGGATTGTGGGATACTCCTCATACCAGTCATACTTATTCATGAACACAGCTTTGACGCCGTGCTGCTCTGATGGCAGTTTGAAAGGTCCGGTGGCACGCAGGGCAGCCTTTAGGTACGTGTCATCTTTTGTCATTAGATAGGCACGTACTAGAGTGGACATGGCCTGCCCCTGCGCCATGGCCGAATACCAACCCGGCTCCAGTGCACGGAAACCCTCCCCGAGTTTGCGAGTCACCATGATTGGCCAACCGCCATGCTCGTCCTGGTTGCGCACCAACCAGTTGCTAGCGGCGAAAAAAGCCGCCATATGTGAAGTGGTGGAGATTGTGATATTGTCTATCATCCCGTGGCCGTGCACCACTAGCTTTACTACACGTCGGGGCATGGTCTTGGTGGCTTTGACCGCTTTGGTGTTGGAGAGTCCAATGCCTTTGCGGAGGTCGGTGAGAAGGTCACGGGTGACCATGGTCCATGCTGTCCGAGGGCCGATCCCATAGGTGATGTCACGGTCCTTGAAAGAAATGAGCTGGGTAGTGGTGACATAGTGGATAACAAACGGTGGCCCTTTCTCAGTGGTCTCCAAGGTGACAGAGACGCTACCATTAGATGTGAACTTCAGGTCAAAAGAGATGATGAAATCTTTAGTGTTGCCAAGAGGAAGTGAGACGCCCTCTGAGTTTTCTAAAACACAAGGAACAGAAAAAGGAAACGTTACAACACGTTCAACAGGCTCTCTACCAAGGCTGGATCCATAGCAAAATTTTGGCTTTGGTACAACAAAAATCTCAGGGTACTGACACTAAATCGATGCCATAAGCTACAAATAATCAACCTTACATGACTATTAAGATGAAACTGAAATGTATTGCAAATCCATCTCGCTGCCTCTGTCTGTGTTGCATTCTGACAAGGTTATGCACAACAAAAACTGAGAGGAGAAAAGAAGGCATGAAAGAGTAAGAGAAAAAGAATGAGGTTGAATACTTGAGCAAGAGAAAACACACAAGACAGTAATATCAACAACATTAAAGCAACACAGAACATGGGACAGGAGAGGCATAAAGGACAAAAGCAAATCAAAGGAAAAGAAAAGAGGCAGTGAAGGACATTTTGGCTCAAACAGCCCCTATCACTATTTAATGCACTCATAAATCCATTACTTAAGGCAATGCAGAGACTAAGTGGATTTGTACTGTCCTGCTCTGATTACCCTCCCATCAATAGCAGTGATGTGGATGACGGAGAGAGCGGGAGGGAGGCAGCGTCCTGCTGGAGCCCTGGACCCAGTGTGTCCTAGTTGGCTCAGCTCTAATCAATGCTCTGGGTGATGACACCAATTACTGCCTGCCAGCGCGACAGCCCTGCTAATTCTAATGGCTATCGATTAGCTCAACGCTAAAAAGTAGCACATTGTGTCCAAGACCTTAGAAATGCTGCCTTATCATGCAGTATCCTGAGAGAGGAACAGAATGTACTGTCTAATGATGTACTGCCTCCATCTGTGAGATTTCCAAAGACATCATAGATGTCTCCTTCACTACTTGCGATACCCTATAATCCTGTGTGTGCAATTTGGCAAaaaaattttgaaagaaaatgtTGTCTGAttaaagaagttttttttttgtttttttttttaagcatatgATTCTATTTTTACAGATAAATAAGCAATGTAGTCATTAAATAGCctctttgttcattttgaaaGATGACAGTGGTgcttgaatatattttaaagtgtaatttattcctgtgatggcaaagctgaattttcagcaaaattcttgagaaatcattctaatgatcCATTCTAACATTCAATTTTGTGCTCAAGAAAATAgctttgtggaaaccatgatattttgtcaggattctttgaatagaaaattTGAAAAGgaaattcttttaaaataatacaatgccttgactgtcacttttgatcagctGAATGcctcctttctgaataaaagttgtaatttctttaaaaaaaaagtacatataTAGTATTTCAAGATTCGACAGTGTGAGTATGAGCCGGCTTTCAATTGTCAAGCTGCAAGTTTTTATcctgttttttaaagaaatttttaACTAAACAAGATGGAGGATTATGAAGAAATTGATGAAAATTGTTAAGGTGGCAATGACAGGATTTCGCAAGTAGCATTTAAAGTCTTCCTGACCCCATACGTTTGTATAGTAGTCTATGAGGCACtatttgtagagtgtgttttgACATTTTGAGGGTGTTTGTGTATGCCCAGTGGAGCAGGACTGTAAGAGGCCATGCAAAGATGATGATAGAAGAATACAGAAGAGATAAGGAAACAGATAGGGATGCAAAAAAACTGTTCTGGTTTGATTTCATCAGACTAAAGCGTTTACATGGCATTTAAAAAGATACTGAAATTGAATTGTAAACATACTAAGAGTGAAGCTGGAGGACAGAGAATcgtagagaaaaaaaaaaaaaaaaaaacagaatgcagTGTATGAAGAACAAAAGAATACtagataaatgaaataaattggAAGCTTATAGTTCAATATCCGTTTCTGTACCTGGAACGCTGAACTGTCGTACTGATGTGGCTCGGGTCTTGTCGTAGACTCTGATGAGAGAGCAGCCCTTAGGGACAGTCCATGTGCTAGATCTGCTGTCTCTCTCCTCCGCTGTGTCATACACCTCCATGTGAGGTGGCCGCTCTGTCAGGTTCTTACTGTAATGACTCAGGCCATACTGAGCTATCTGGATAGCATAGAAATACCCTTGAGGGCCCCATTGGGTGGATAAAGGTACTCCTATAGGGAATAAACAGAAGAAGCGATATGAGAGACTGGATGATAAACTGAAGAGAAAAGTAGCAAATTTATATTAACATTCccattcaaaacatttttacaggAGTTATAGTGGTCGCTAGTACTCGCACTGATAATGCAAACAAACAGCGTATCAGACCCAGAAGAATGGGATGCACATAATGTAGCAAAGTACCAAAAAGccctcttaaagggttagttcacccaaaaatgaaaattatgtcatttattactcaccctaatgtcgttctatacccgtaagaccttcgttcatcttcagaacacaaattaagatatttttgataaaatccgatggctcagtgaggcctctattgccagcaagttaatttatactttcaaatgcccagaaagctactaaagacatattaaaaacagtccatgtgactacagtggttcaatcttaatgttatgaagtgatgagaatacttttagtgtcccaaaaaaaaaataaataaaaaaaaaataatgactttattcaacaatatctagtgatgggtgatttcaaaacactgcttcatgaagcttcgaagctttacaaatcttttgtttcaaatgagTGGTTTGGATCACGTATCAAACttccaaagtcacgtgaactactgaaattttgaaacacttatgacgtaacaaagcctcgtgtaatgaaatcatgtgactttggtgctccgaaccactgattcggaACAAAAGAtctgtaaagcttcgaagcttcatgaagcagtattttgaattcggccatcactagatattgttgaaaagtcgttatttttttttttattttttttggcgcacaaaaagtattctcgtcgcttcataacattaaagttgaaccactgtactcacatgaattgtactaaatatgtttttagtacctttcttagcatctgaaagtgttattatcatgctggcaatagaggcctcattgagccatcggattttatcaaaaatatcttaatttgtcttctgtagatgaatgaaggtcatacgggtgtggaacgacattagggtgagtaataaattattaatttataattttcattttttgggtgaactaaaaaAGGCTTTTGTAAATCCATAATTGGActcataaaaaaacaacaaataattaTTTCACCGAGTAAGACAAGGTTATTAGCCTTTAGACTCCAGTTTATTTTCGGATGCCAAGCAACATAGCAACTTGCCGTATAAACACTAAACTCAACATTCACAAGTGTACATATACTAACTGTTTGACCATTGACCATTTTAGGCTTCATATGAGTCTTAACATATTAACTGTTTTATTATGTTAGCTTTACTGTGGAGTCTTTTGTTTTTAACTCAAGTCTGATAATGTGAAGCAGTGGTTTGTGCACTGATGCCATCTTCATTCATTATAAATAATCTTGTTTCTGGTTTCATGACTTCTAAACAATTTAGATCAGATACAAAATCTAGAGTACAAGTGAAAACATATAAATCTTCTATTAGCCAGAGATATACAAAAGAGTGGTGAACACTGGGAGGACAAAGCCACTGAAGCAAATAGTCTTCAGTTAGTACTAGTTATCTTACCTTGATCTCAAGTATTAATTTGTGCTGTCGGccatgacaaaaaacaaacaaacaaacaaaaaaaaactaagagtTATAGGTCAGCAGGCTTTTATTAACCCTGTTTCTAtccttttttttccatttaaccACAGCTCATCTATTCTACAGCCTGGCATGACAATAATCAAGCCACAGGCAAAACACTGTGACAGCGCTGCTGGTTTATAGCTGGCTTTAAAGCGTCTATCcacaaacatacacataaaaaaaaccACATGCAGGGTTAAACACAGACATAACAAGGCAATATAGATGACAAACACACCAATGAGACTGCCTCCCACTTTCCAggatgcaaacacacacacatacacacacacacactggctcTAAGTGGGACCTGTATCAAGAGGCATATGGGCACTGTGGAGGCACTCTCTGGCCTAGATACTATTCAGAGCACTCTGATCCTATGCTGGAGGAGAGGCCATCCCTCAACCTGAAGGAGGAGGAAAAAGGAGCTCTCTTTCACTGTCACCCTCTGTACTCATCTCCTTTTCATTCCTTTTtattctctctccctctctctccttcagTGGAGACTGATGAGTCTGTCCGCTGTCTCTGATAATAGGCTCTCTGCTCTAACACACTGCAGCAGGCTCATGTAGGTTATTACCTCGGAGCTcaacacactgtttttgtgcCTCTTTGTGCTTCGGGATGAGAACAAGAGGAACAGAACCTCTAATTAATCTTTGTTTTGTGCATTTGCAACACctttcaaaaatgaacatttcatACTACAGCGAATTGAATCTGCAGAGGAGATTAAAAGCACTTTCTGTTGGCATAATAATTTGGTGCTGTACACCAAGTTAAAAATAGGCTACATGCCAACAGATTGCCTAGTGAGATCCAACAATGATGGACACCGCAGGTCGCGCAACCTTCACACTTGCACCATAGCATTCCTTGAACAATGGGCTCAAGCCTGTACTTAAATGTTACGCTTGCACTTTGAGGCAGCGCTCGCTTTAATTTTCCATGGATACCGAAGGAGAATCAAAGGCAATGCTTCAAACCTCAGAAGATTCCCTACAGGCACCTTCATTCCAACACAGTCATTACTGCTACAGAGCTTCTTTGTAGCATGTAGAACAGAGAGAGGCTCCATGTAAACAGCCTCTGAGTAATGGACAGGCTCTTGGTTATGGAGGAGAGGAGgctaaaaagaaaacaaaagtagGGGAATGGTACAAACTCCATCGCTTTTGTGCTGCCACAGACATTGAAGATTTCATTTCTCAACTCATAGACAACCCAATCTTTCCACTTGCCACAAAAGAATACAGTATGAATGTGCTTCTATGCAGAGCTTCAAAAAAGGGGGGTTCTTTGAATATGCACACGGAACATGCTCCACACGTTTTAAAAGCTTTCATGAGAAAAGAGTTGAGAGTGGTTTAATCTTGAATGCTGATCAATAACTTTGCAAAAAGTGAACGCTTTCACAGCAGCATGCCTGGATGTGCTGCATTTCAGCATTTTAATAGAGAACTGTAgaaatttctcagttttttcGAGCAGGTAAAGtgtgcaatgttttttttcacaAGCTTGTCAATGGTTACACCAACGTACACTCACATATGCAAACAAACTCAGTCTGCTCTGagtttgattcatttttatttaatttgaaaatTCTTCCACTTTGTTTGCCATCCTGTGAAGCACTGCGAGAGACTTTAGTGAATAGTAATCTTGTGGTTTGGAAGGCATTCTTTATACTCCAGTATTGATCAGACCGACCTCATTTTCAATACTTCCTTAAGAAGTGATTACTTCATTACCCAGTCTcattattaagaaaaaaatagaagATTGAAAGGGACTGAGTGAATCTATATTCTGTTAAGAAAGCAACATAAACGTTGTGTTAAAAGCTTTGATATGATGGTAGTGGTAGAGATTTGGGCTCCTAAACACAAAGGCTGCAGGTTAAATTCCAGGTAGGGTTGATCCAAGAAATGTAGTGAGACTGGGATCAGCTCTATCACTGTGATGCCTCAAACAGGGCACTTAACCCTGTCTGCTGAAGGACGGCCCTTACGAAGAGatagagagatggagagaagaGTGAGCCAGCAGGAAATGGTTGAAAGTAATTTGTCAGGGCAGAGAAACAGTGATGGATCACTGACACAGCAGAGAGACAAATGTGGTTCCTGGACAGTAAAACGCCTCTGAAGGACAAAACCTAGACCACCATAATCAGCTTTTTCTCATCAAGGACTGTCATCTCTCAGTTCATTTTGAAATGCTTGTCATTAAGGTTATTTaacaaaaaaggaaaatgaTTCTGCTTTAATTTGGTTTTGCTTTTTCTCATTGACATTCACTAGAAGACGCATGGGAGCCTGAGTACAAAATTATTCTCCATTACGTTTAAGGTCATCAAATCAGCTCTTGTGATTCAGTTCTTGGCTGAATCAATCCCACTTTCATTTGCTTAATGTATAGTCCATTGTGGGTGCATTACTCACTAAGAACCAGACGTAGATCATTCAAGCCTTGCTTCCAGGAAACTCCTCTTGGACTGCACTAAATGACTATTAATGGCCACTAACAAGTTGTGTTAGAAATGAGGCAGGTCGCTTTGTCTCTCACTTCTCCCAGTGTGCCACAATTAAGTGCTGCTTTAATGTGACATGCATTTAGGTGAATCTTGATGATGAGGGAGAAAGTAACTGTGATTTTACTGAGAGACATTAGGAGAGCCAGTTATGAGTAAGCCCAGGCAGAATCTGCTGACTTTTCTCACATTTTCAGCTTCAATAATGAGGGCAAAACCAGTGGAATAGATTTAAACATGGTAAAATGGTGGCACCGAGAATACTATACTTTTATTGGTAGCTGAATACATACTGATGACCGAaagtggtaattttgttgctttctatgggaaaACCCctcacagatttcatcaaaattatcttaatttgtgttctgaagatgaatgaaggtcttacaggtttggaacaacatgagggtgagtactgggtgacagaaatttcatttttgggtgaactaacacctTAAATACTAGAAATGCACCaaaattatgttgttttttcttttttcttttttttttctttttttaccaaaactgaaaatacattttgacatCATTTGAACATCATTTGAATAACTCAGTATGCTTTTCAGGGTGTTGTTTTCTAACGTGATAAATTAAACCAGTCATAGTGAAGTTCTTTAAGAAAGAGCTGCCTCTCGGTATTTCATCCAAACAAATTTTTTACCAATTTAcaaattttacttttaaattgcTAGTCGTTGACACCGTTGACATGTTTACTTGTTGCTTATCCATGTTTTGTGCATGAAATAGACAATGAAATCAACATGCGTCATCACAGAAATGCTTAATGAACATCAATTAATTTAATGATTTCTGTGCTCCAAAACTATTTCACCCGAAACTGATTACTTGTGTTCAGACAGCTCAGCATAGCAATGCTAAGCAACCGTTATCAGATGAGATCGAACGATTGTGAAGAGGTATCACTATTAACACAAAACTCACCTTCAACTCCACTAATGCACTTGACTCTGTCACGCACCTCCACGTTATACCCCTCAAAGGACATAAAGACTCCGTTGGGGTGGTACGGCTCTCTCTGGGTGTATACTTTGGAGTAACTGTGCGAAAACTCGAATCGATCGTAGCCGTCGTACTGTACCACCTTGCCATACACCTCAAAGTACTTCTCCATCCAGCTGAAGGGCAGGTATACCTCACTACCTTCTCGACGGCCCTTAATGGTGATATCGTCATTGATCAGGCAGTCAATCTCTTCGTAGCGTACTCCGCCGACCACAGGTGGAGGTTCAGGAGGCTGGGGCTGCTGCGGATGGCTGTCTATTTTCGGGCTGGGAGGGGGCTGGGGGTGCCGGGGCAGGAAGCGCAGCGCTTTCTCACTTGTACACTTGTTCCACAGAACGACAGTGAGCAGAGAGAGAAGAGCGCAGATCACTATCAGGGTCTTGTAGTGAACACGGGCTGCCAGACAACGCATCATCACTGCTTACCTACAATGTAAACACAAATGTACATTAACACAAATTCTATGAAACACCTATTGCCTGTACTGCAATAACAGGCAAACATGCAATATACTTACACACCCCACAACACACCAGTGACATTTCAGATTTAAGCTATCGTGTAATCAGTAATCCAGTCAGAGGAAATTTTATGCATACCTACATGGAATTAATCAGAGTTTAAAAGGTCCAATCAATTTTTTCCCTCTGCATGAATAATCAAATGCAGCATTACAGAAATTCAATATCTGTCTGGATGACTGTGTACACGGTTATGCATATTGCTTCTAAAATTCATAGCAGCAGgggaaaagcatttattttttgttctactatatttatttattgttaaggGTATAATGTGTAGCTTTCCATCAAAATAAGTGCACAACGGAGACTGTTTCTGGATTTATTGTGTCAGAGGCAAATTC is part of the Chanodichthys erythropterus isolate Z2021 chromosome 11, ASM2448905v1, whole genome shotgun sequence genome and harbors:
- the glceb gene encoding D-glucuronyl C5-epimerase B isoform X2 yields the protein MEVYDTAEERDSRSSTWTVPKGCSLIRVYDKTRATSVRQFSVPENSEGVSLPLGNTKDFIISFDLKFTSNGSVSVTLETTEKGPPFVIHYVTTTQLISFKDRDITYGIGPRTAWTMVTRDLLTDLRKGIGLSNTKAVKATKTMPRRVVKLVVHGHGMIDNITISTTSHMAAFFAASNWLVRNQDEHGGWPIMVTRKLGEGFRALEPGWYSAMAQGQAMSTLVRAYLMTKDDTYLKAALRATGPFKLPSEQHGVKAVFMNKYDWYEEYPTIPSSFVLNGFIYSLIGLYDLAQTAGEKLGRDAGQLYSKGMESLKVMLPLYDTGSGTIYDLRHFILGTAPNLARWDYHTTHINQLQLLGTIDNSPIFRDFIKRWKSYLKGGRAKHN
- the glceb gene encoding D-glucuronyl C5-epimerase B isoform X1, translated to MMRCLAARVHYKTLIVICALLSLLTVVLWNKCTSEKALRFLPRHPQPPPSPKIDSHPQQPQPPEPPPVVGGVRYEEIDCLINDDITIKGRREGSEVYLPFSWMEKYFEVYGKVVQYDGYDRFEFSHSYSKVYTQREPYHPNGVFMSFEGYNVEVRDRVKCISGVEGVPLSTQWGPQGYFYAIQIAQYGLSHYSKNLTERPPHMEVYDTAEERDSRSSTWTVPKGCSLIRVYDKTRATSVRQFSVPENSEGVSLPLGNTKDFIISFDLKFTSNGSVSVTLETTEKGPPFVIHYVTTTQLISFKDRDITYGIGPRTAWTMVTRDLLTDLRKGIGLSNTKAVKATKTMPRRVVKLVVHGHGMIDNITISTTSHMAAFFAASNWLVRNQDEHGGWPIMVTRKLGEGFRALEPGWYSAMAQGQAMSTLVRAYLMTKDDTYLKAALRATGPFKLPSEQHGVKAVFMNKYDWYEEYPTIPSSFVLNGFIYSLIGLYDLAQTAGEKLGRDAGQLYSKGMESLKVMLPLYDTGSGTIYDLRHFILGTAPNLARWDYHTTHINQLQLLGTIDNSPIFRDFIKRWKSYLKGGRAKHN